Part of the Candidatus Cloacimonadota bacterium genome, TCCAAATATGGAAACGATGGAAGCAAAATCCAGATTCTTATCAATAATCAAATTTAAAAGATCGATAATTCGATCCAACAACATTACGAATGTTGTTACCATCAAAGAAACTATGAAGGGTTTAAAATTCTCTTTTAAAATATATTTTTCAAGAATTCTCATTTAATCATTTCCAGGAATTCTTGCTCTGAGATTATCTTTATTGTATCTATCTTCTTTGCTTTTGACAATTTACTACCAGGATTTTCTCCAACAATCAAGTACTCAAGTTTTTTACTTACTGAAGAAACGACTCTTCCTCCATTTTGCTCAATCTGATTTTTGATCTCATTTCTACTGAAATTAGTTAATGAACCTGTCACAAGGAAAGTTGAACCTGATAACTTATCCTTTATTTCCTGTTTTTCACTTTTCATATTTAAACCGATCTTTTTAAGATTTTCAATCATTCTCAAATTTTTTTCATCCGAAAAAAAGTCTACAAGTGACTGAGCTATTTTTTCACCGATCTCATCGATCATCAAAAAATCAAGATATGATGCATTTATTAAAGCGTTAATATTATCAAAATTAGCTGTCAGGATTTTGGAAGTTCTCGCTCCAACATAGCGAATTCCCAATCCAAATAAGATTTTTTCAAATTTCTGATTTTTAGATTTTTCTATCGCCTTCTGTAAATTCTCTGCTGATTTTTTTCCCTGCCTTTCCAAATTCGCAAATTTCTCGAAGTCGATATTGTATATATCTTCGATCTTCTCGATCATATTATTTTCTAATAATTGTTTAATAACCGCTTCTCCCAAGCCTTCGATATCTACAGCATCTCTGGAAGCAAAATGTTCTATTCTGCGTTGCACCTGTGCTGGGCAATTCGCATTACTGCAATATGTTACAGCTCCTTCTTCTTGCTTTCTGAGTGGAGAAGAACAAACAGGACAATTGGTTGGAAAGTTAATTTCTTCTGCCTTATCAGGTCGCTTTTTCTTATCAACTTTTATAATTTTGGGTATGATTTCACCAGATTTTATTACAGTTACATAATCGCCGATCTTAAGATCCAGCCGATCTATCTCATCTTCGTTGTGTAACGTAGCATTTGAAACTGTAGAACCCGAAATAAAAACTGGTTCAAGTCTGGCAACAGGAGTAACTGCTCCAGTTCTTCCTACTTGAAAAT contains:
- the ligA gene encoding NAD-dependent DNA ligase LigA, which produces MDDLFVADEIKELREKIAYHSDLYYQKAAPEISDYEFDQLVKRLQYLETKYPQYKIQESPTEKVGSDIDDESKIIPHKVRMYSLENAYTLEEIEDFYNKITKETKKMPYFTTELKLDGFSINLYYENGDLVYATTRGNGFEGEDVTQNVKTISGIPQKIDYPKPIEIRGEIFLPRSEFERINEEREKNGERIFANPRNAAAGTIKLKDPEIVKTRKLDYRVYSVGLFENNEIKSQYTLLKYFEKLGFKTLARDMKNLLKFGELNRIIEQCKFWELEKNNLEFDIDGLVIKVDDFELQKKLGYTSKFPKWAIAYKFKAEEVETQLLGVDFQVGRTGAVTPVARLEPVFISGSTVSNATLHNEDEIDRLDLKIGDYVTVIKSGEIIPKIIKVDKKKRPDKAEEINFPTNCPVCSSPLRKQEEGAVTYCSNANCPAQVQRRIEHFASRDAVDIEGLGEAVIKQLLENNMIEKIEDIYNIDFEKFANLERQGKKSAENLQKAIEKSKNQKFEKILFGLGIRYVGARTSKILTANFDNINALINASYLDFLMIDEIGEKIAQSLVDFFSDEKNLRMIENLKKIGLNMKSEKQEIKDKLSGSTFLVTGSLTNFSRNEIKNQIEQNGGRVVSSVSKKLEYLIVGENPGSKLSKAKKIDTIKIISEQEFLEMIK